From the Syntrophales bacterium genome, the window CAAATTGTCAGAAGACTATTTAACCGCTTCTTTCAGCGCTGAACCCGGTTTGAACTGAGCAACCTTACGGGCGGGGATGGTTATCTCATCTCCTGTCTGAGGGTTTCTGCCTTTCCTTTCCGCCCTTTCTTTTACCGCGAAAGTGCCGAAGCCGGGGAAAGTTACCTTTTCACCATTAGACAACAAT encodes:
- a CDS encoding HU family DNA-binding protein, whose product is MKSYQEEASMTKAEFVGKIAEKSGISKSEAAKVLDTVTDELTELLSNGEKVTFPGFGTFAVKERAERKGRNPQTGDEITIPARKVAQFKPGSALKEAVK